A single window of Malus sylvestris chromosome 5, drMalSylv7.2, whole genome shotgun sequence DNA harbors:
- the LOC126621386 gene encoding uncharacterized protein LOC126621386 isoform X1 has product MEVLGWDGALSSRDFHVAARAFANNWKEFNSAFPPWTWVPSPKQPPHLSRLQQQQHGYLSLEKICLLRSIKEDANEENHAWDEEEPESVDKATLVDTSNLQVRYYDFHIVYSDSYRVPVLYFRGYYIDGQPLALEEIEKDLPARSSKVLLESKWTFITQEEHPYLNRPWYKLHPCGTSEWMKLLFLGDNSQAKNGVAVEQYLVSWLSVVGQVGLVFSSAYKCKGNTHYSGNFQRIITLMLLLKWVMGFPSVEESILMDRALWMNGLSKGKIVKAYAAFGSGEKAKDPIFGLAMGADSQASTDVFRWFCVESGSADNPSVILIHGFPSQAYSYSKVLPILSKDYHAIAFDWLGLDFQISLNLNMDLTTLRMVIVFGLISYEGRQIKARITLVYVVEFFSRFCRVFSILGVIYKRS; this is encoded by the exons ATGGAGGTTTTGGGATGGGATGGAGCCCTCTCGTCACGTGACTTCCACGTCGCGGCACGTGCTTTTGCCAACAACTGGAAAGAATTTAACTCCGCCTTTCCTCCATGGACGTGGGTTCCCTCTCCCAAACAGCCTCCTCATCTCTCCCGcctgcagcagcagcagcatggCTACTTATCGTTGGAGAAGATTTGCCTTCTTAGGTCAATCAAG GAAGATGCTAATGAAGAGAATCACGCTTGGGACGAAGAGGAGCCCGAGTCTGTTGATAAGGCCACGCTG GTTGACACCAGCAATCTTCAAGTACGCTACTACGATTTTCATATAGTATACAGTGATTCATATCGAGTTCCCGTGCTGTATTTTCGCGGTTACTACATCG ATGGACAGCCTTTGGCATTGGAAGAAATAGAAAAGGACCTACCTGCTCGCTCATCAAAGGTTTTACTGGAATCAAAATGGACATTTATAACTCAGGAG GAGCATCCTTACTTGAACAGACCGTGGTACAAGCTGCATCCATGTGGAACCAGCGAGTGGATGAAGCTGCTTTTCCTTGGTGATAATTCTCAGGCTAAAAATGGAGTGGCAGTTGAACAATATTTGGTGTCTTGGCTCTCAGTTGTAGGTCAAGTG GGATTAGTATTTAGTAGTGCATACAAATGCAAAGGAAATACTCATTATTCTGGAAACTTCCAGAG GATTATTACATTGATGCTCCTGTTGAAGTGGGTGATGGGTTTTCCTTCAGTGGAG GAAAGTATTCTGATGGACCGAGCCCTTTGGATGAATGGTTTAAGCAAAGGGAAGATA GTGAAAGCTTATGCTGCTTTTGGTTCCGGCGAGAAGGCAAAAGACCCAATTTTTGGACTCGCAATGGGTGCTGATTCTCAGGCCTCCACTGATGTTTTCAG ATGGTTTTGCGTTGAATCCGGAAGTGCTGATAATCCTTCAGTTATATTGATTCACGGTTTCCCTTCTCAG GCATACTCTTACAGCAAAGTTCTTCCCATACTTTCGAAGGACTATCATGCGATTGCTTTTGATTGGCTTG GTTTGGATTTTCAGATAAGCCTCAACCTAAATATGGATTTGACTACACTACGAATGGTGATCGTTTTTGGTCTTATCTCATATGAAGGCAGGCAGATAAAAGCAAGAATTACTCTTGTTTATGTCGTCGAGTTTTTTTCACGGTTTTGCAGAGTTTTTAGCATCCTTGGAGTCATTTATAAACGAAGTTAG
- the LOC126621373 gene encoding TPR repeat-containing protein ZIP4 isoform X2, which yields MRIAELSTPELRQGHADSQPQHQPPSQSHQLLISQIESSIKQIENLSPEKLSPDTVSADLRRFSTKLSQLAPFPNSLKLLIWKLSYRLWNACVDLSNAASLRSLSASRAEDHAKLRHVAADLLFISGDVSGVPSPVIKSASFYLKTGLIWHDLRSFDLASSCFERATDIVSKIDIDKVSDCGERKLLLDLSIARSKTAWDVSDRNVAIALLNRAKSLLFGSPDHHKALANQFLAFSKTALAKSEIQDLNDALKLMNEALDLYEKGLRVARTREEIMELKDLRSKTLRFISAVHLQMNEFESVIKCVRVLREGCESGDHHPSLSVLAMKGWLGLGKYAEAEKELRSMVVNKGIPEGVFVSAVEAYFQAAGTAGAETAKGVFLGLLGRCHVSASSAVRVAHRVIGDAGEGSRIRAKVVAELVSDERVVALFNGDAAAQQRTAMHSVLWNCGAEHFLSKDYETSAEMFEKAMLYIPFDIESRILRAKGFRVLCLCHLGLSQLDQAHEYINEAEKLEPNIASTFLKFKIYLQKKDQNGATNQIQAMTTCFDFTPDFLSLAAHEAVACRVLAVAVASLSSLLNFYTPGKSMPATEVVVLRTLVTILTQEPGNEDEALKFLKRVHNRASELGPDSFFGTGEVGRRERKWFAVTSWNLGTKTGKEKNYELCGEFLRLASEFYGLLVDGQVEENMVCKSLILSVSAIIASENQRKTTLNESEVKQAQELLDRAGKILKTTSTGNQLIGDQFSTTEPDLFFIYTFCAYEIHGRLNDSSSQLKLVKNFATSKACNHKNLLQIGINASQSPRTNPEVAVYALNECLSSFLSSSTADYQSVALIVRKLIGVTSIHKGDADDDAVYGMYKQAYRVMVGLKDGEYPTEEGKWLAMTAWNRASLPVRLGQIDMARKWMDVGLQLAKHVHGMETYRACMEDFIKGFEKRFCAPS from the exons ATGAGGATCGCCGAGCTCTCAACGCCGGAGCTCCGGCAAGGCCACGCCGATTCCCAACCTCAACACCAACCTCCATCGCAATCTCATCAACTTCTCATCTCCCAAATCGAGTCCTCAATCAAACAAATCGAGAATCTGTCTCCGGAAAAGCTCTCCCCGGACACAGTCTCCGCCGATCTCCGCCGATTCTCGACTAAACTGAGCCAACTCGCTCCCTTCCCCAACTCACTGAAGCTCCTCATCTGGAAGCTCAGTTACCGTCTCTGGAACGCCTGCGTCGACCTTTCAAACGCGGCCTCCCTCCGCTCCCTCAGCGCATCCAGAGCTGAAGATCACGCCAAGCTCCGCCACGTCGCCGCTGACCTCCTCTTCATATCCGGCGACGTCTCTGGTGTCCCTTCCCCGGTGATCAAGTCCGCCTCCTTCTACCTCAAGACCGGCCTCATATGGCACGACCTCCGGAGCTTCGATCTCGCTTCCTCATGCTTCGAGCGAGCTACAGATATAGTCTCGAAGATCGACATCGACAAAGTCTCCGATTGCGGAGAGAGAAAGCTTCTCCTGGACCTGAGCATCGCGAGGTCGAAAACCGCATGGGACGTCTCCGACCGGAATGTCGCGATCGCGCTGCTGAACAGGGCCAAGAGCTTGCTATTCGGGTCGCCGGACCACCACAAGGCGCTCGCGAACCAGTTCTTGGCGTTCAGCAAGACGGCGCTTGCCAAGAGCGAGATTCAGGACCTAAACGACGCGTTGAAGCTGATGAACGAGGCTCTGGATCTGTACGAGAAGGGATTGCGTGTGGCGAGAACACGCGAAGAGATCATGGAACTCAAGGATCTGAGGTCAAAGACGCTGCGATTCATTTCGGCCGTCCATCTGCAGATGAACGAGTTTGAGAGCGTGATCAAGTGCGTGAGGGTGCTGAGAGAGGGGTGCGAGAGTGGGGACCACCATCCGAGCCTATCGGTTCTGGCGATGAAGGGCTGGTTGGGGTTGGGGAAGTACGCCGAGGCCGAGAAGGAGCTCAGGAGCATGGTGGTAAATAAGGGGATTCCGGAGGGCGTTTTTGTGTCGGCTGTGGAGGCTTATTTTCAGGCGGCTGGGACTGCCGGAGCAGAAACGGCGAAGGGAGTGTTTCTGGGACTGTTGGGAAGGTGCCACGTCAGCGCCAGCTCGGCTGTTAGGGTGGCCCACCGGGTGATTGGTGACGCCGGTGAGGGATCAAGAATTCGGGCCAAGGTGGTGGCGGAGCTCGTATCAGACGAGAGAGTGGTGGCCCTCTTCAATGGTGACGCCGCTGCCCAACAGAGAACTGCAATGCATTCAGTGCTTTGGAATTG TGGAGCTGAGCATTTTCTATCGAAAGATTACGAAACTAGTGCAGAAATGTTTGAGAAAGCAATGCTTTATATCCCATTTGACATTGAGAGTAGAATTCTCAGGGCCAAGGGATTTAGAGTTTTGTGTCTCTGCCATTTGGGTCTCTCCCAGCTTGATCAAGCACATGAATACATCAACGAGGCCGAAAAG CTCGAACCGAACATCGCTTCAACTTTCCTGAAG TTCAAGATTTATCTGCAGAAGAAAGACCAGAATGGAGCTACTAATCAGATTCAGGCAATGACAACCTGCTTTGATTTTACACCAGATTTTCTCTCCCTTGCAGCCCATGAAGCTGTTGCTTGCCGTGTTCTTGCTGTTGCGGTTGCTTCTCTTTCAAGTCTGTTGAACTTCTATACCCCGGGAAAATCCATGCCGGCAACTGAAGTTGTGGTTCTACGGACCTTGGTCACAATTCTAACCCAAGAACCAGGGAATGAGGATGAAGCCCTCAAGTTTCTTAAGCGCGTCCATAATCGTGCGTCTGAGCTTGGTCCTGATTCCTTTTTCGGGACAGGGGAGGTCGGAAGACGGGAGAGGAAGTGGTTTGCTGTGACTTCATGGAACTTGGGGACCAAAACCGGGAAGGAGAAGAACTATGAATTGTGCGGCGAATTCTTGAGACTGGCATCGGAGTTTTATGGTCTTCTGGTTGATGGGCAAGTAGAAGAAAACATGGTCTGCAAGTCGTTAATTCTGAGTGTATCAGCAATTATAGCTTCAGAGAATCAGAGGAAGACTACATTGAATGAAAGTGAAGTCAAACAAGCTCAAGAACTTCTAGATAGAGCTGGGAAG ATATTGAAAACAACCTCAACCGGGAATCAACTTATCGGTGATCAATTTTCAACAACTGAGCCTGATTTGTTCTTCATCTACACCTTTTGTGCCTATGAGATACATGGAAGGCTCAATGACTCATCATCACAGCTAAAACTAGTGAAGAATTTTGCCACTTCAAAGGCTTGCAATCACAAAAACCTCCTTCAGATCGGCATCAACGCTTCACAATCTCCCCGAACCAATCCTGAAGTCGCAGTCTATGCTCTAAACGAGTGCCTATCgtccttcctctcttcctccacgGCAGACTACCAAAGCGTGGCTCTCATTGTTCGGAAGCTCATTGGAGTGACCAGCATTCACAAGGGGGATGCAGACGACGATGCTGTTTATGGCATGTACAAGCAGGCTTACAGAGTAATGGTGGGACTGAAGGACGGAGAGTATCCGACGGAAGAAGGGAAATGGCTTGCCATGACGGCATGGAACAGGGCATCGCTGCCCGTGCGGCTGGGGCAGATTGATATGGCGAGGAAATGGATGGATGTGGGTTTGCAGCTTGCTAAGCATGTTCATGGAATGGAGACTTACAGAGCGTGCATGGAGGATTTTATCAAAGGTTTTGAGAAGAGATTTTGTGCACCAAGTTAA
- the LOC126621383 gene encoding FRIGIDA-like protein 3, with translation MDNTHSVSTLIDCTTSKIQQLQKAFAELESHRAVTLNLKWKELEAHFHGLEKSLKRRFDELESQEKEFETRTVEAQKMLAKRQAAVVAKEQASLDTLQAKRDAATYAITNAREKQRKVSTEEPSVVTDDGQGEQPSVEEKPPDVMVSEINFEEVKSPEMGSSIEVISYPQLVKLCEQMDSEGLHKFISDNRKNLASIREEIPLALRAASNPALFVLESLEDFYRLEGPNTDGKKDANLLGVRRTCIMLMECLSTLLANPELASASDIITEEVKDLAEAIAEEWKPKLDALDMDASNGNSLEAHAFLQLLGTFGITSGFDEEELFRLIPMVSRRRQAADLCRSLGLTERMPGVIDVLVNSGRQIDAVNLAFAFELTEKFPPVPLLKSYLKEARKTSPVKSGNASPTAQNEVNDRELAALKAVLKSIEEHKLEEQYPVDPLQKRVLQLEKAKADKKRVAEASKPQPKRPRANGVGYAPRVTNAVADKTFYPRVAENRYPQYVYDRQFVYPGPADNHYNMSPAHGNYFATGYQYQPAAYLH, from the exons ATGGATAATACCCATTCAGTTTCCACGTTGATAGATTGTACAACTTCTAAGATACAACAGCTTCAGAAAGCATTTGCTGAACTTGAGAGTCACCGAGCTGTAACCCTGAACCTGAAGTGGAAAGAACTTGAAGCGCATTTCCATGGTCTTGAAAAGTCCTTAAAGAGGCGTTTCGATGAGCTGGAAAGCCAAGAAAAGGAGTTCGAAACCCGAACAGTTGAAGCTCAAAAAATGTTAGCAAAGCGGCAAGCTGCTGTTGTGGCCAAGGAACAAGCTTCACTGGACACTCTTCAAGCGAAGAGAGATGCTGCTACATATGCTATTACTAATGCTCGAGAGAAGCAAAGGAAGGTATCAACTGAGGAGCCTTCTGTTGTCACTGATGATGGCCAAGGTGAGCAGCCAAGTGTGGAAGAGAAACCACCAGATGTGATGGTTTCTGAAATTAACTTCGAAGAAGTGAAAAGTCCTGAAATGGGGAGTAGTATAGAGGTGATATCCTATCCCCAGTTAGTGAAACTGTGTGAACAGATGGACTCAGAAGGGCTCCACAAATTTATATCAGATAACCGGAAGAACCTTGCTTCCATAAGGGAGGAGATTCCACTTGCATTAAGAGCTGCATCCAACCCTGCCCTATTTGTTTTGGAATCTTTGGAAGACTTTTATCGCCTGGAAGGGCCCAATACGGATGGGAAGAAGGATGCAAACCTGTTGGGTGTCCGTCGAACTTGTATCATGTTGATGGAGTGTCTGAGCACACTGCTAGCAAACCCAGAATTAGCCTCTGCATCTGATATAATTACAGAGGAGGTTAAGGATCTGGCAGAGGCAATTGCTGAAGAATGGAAGCCGAAGTTGGATGCTCTTGACATGGATGCCAGCAATGGGAACTCACTTGAGGCTCACGCCTTTTTGCAACTTCTTGGAACTTTTGGTATTACCTCTGGTTTTGATGAGGAAGAACTATTCAGGCTAATACCGATGGTTTCACGTCGTCGCCAAGCAGCTGACCTTTGCCGTTCTCTTGGATTGACTGAGAGAATGCCAG GTGTTATTGACGTGTTAGTGAATAGTGGACGGCAAATTGATGCAGTTAACTTGGCTTTTGCATTTGAACTGACGGAGAAGTTCCCTCCTGTGCCTTTACTGAAGTCCTACTTGAAAGAGGCAAGAAAAACTTCACCAGTCAAATCTGGAAATGCATCTCCCACAGCACAG AATGAAGTGAACGACCGTGAGTTGGCTGCCCTTAAGGCGGTGCTCAAGTCCATTGAAGAGCATAAGCTTGAGGAGCAGTATCCAGTGGATCCTCTTCAGAAACGGGTTCTTCAGCTGGAAAAGGCCAAGGCAGACAAGAAGAGGGTGGCTGAAGCATCAAAGCCTCAGCCCAAGAGACCTCGTGCTAACGGTGTTGGATATGCTCCCCGCGTCACTAATGCTGTTGCTGACAAGACTTTCTATCCCAGAGTTGCTGAAAACAGGTACCCGCAGTATGTGTACGACAGACAGTTTGTTTACCCGGGACCTGCTGACAACCATTACAACATGTCTCCTGCTCATGGAAACTACTTTGCAACCGGCTACCAGTATCAGCCTGCGGCGTATCTTCACTAA
- the LOC126621373 gene encoding TPR repeat-containing protein ZIP4 isoform X1 produces the protein MRIAELSTPELRQGHADSQPQHQPPSQSHQLLISQIESSIKQIENLSPEKLSPDTVSADLRRFSTKLSQLAPFPNSLKLLIWKLSYRLWNACVDLSNAASLRSLSASRAEDHAKLRHVAADLLFISGDVSGVPSPVIKSASFYLKTGLIWHDLRSFDLASSCFERATDIVSKIDIDKVSDCGERKLLLDLSIARSKTAWDVSDRNVAIALLNRAKSLLFGSPDHHKALANQFLAFSKTALAKSEIQDLNDALKLMNEALDLYEKGLRVARTREEIMELKDLRSKTLRFISAVHLQMNEFESVIKCVRVLREGCESGDHHPSLSVLAMKGWLGLGKYAEAEKELRSMVVNKGIPEGVFVSAVEAYFQAAGTAGAETAKGVFLGLLGRCHVSASSAVRVAHRVIGDAGEGSRIRAKVVAELVSDERVVALFNGDAAAQQRTAMHSVLWNCGAEHFLSKDYETSAEMFEKAMLYIPFDIESRILRAKGFRVLCLCHLGLSQLDQAHEYINEAEKLEPNIASTFLKFKIYLQKKDQNGATNQIQAMTTCFDFTPDFLSLAAHEAVACRVLAVAVASLSSLLNFYTPGKSMPATEVVVLRTLVTILTQEPGNEDEALKFLKRVHNRASELGPDSFFGTGEVGRRERKWFAVTSWNLGTKTGKEKNYELCGEFLRLASEFYGLLVDGQVEENMVCKSLILSVSAIIASENQRKTTLNESEVKQAQELLDRAGKMQILKTTSTGNQLIGDQFSTTEPDLFFIYTFCAYEIHGRLNDSSSQLKLVKNFATSKACNHKNLLQIGINASQSPRTNPEVAVYALNECLSSFLSSSTADYQSVALIVRKLIGVTSIHKGDADDDAVYGMYKQAYRVMVGLKDGEYPTEEGKWLAMTAWNRASLPVRLGQIDMARKWMDVGLQLAKHVHGMETYRACMEDFIKGFEKRFCAPS, from the exons ATGAGGATCGCCGAGCTCTCAACGCCGGAGCTCCGGCAAGGCCACGCCGATTCCCAACCTCAACACCAACCTCCATCGCAATCTCATCAACTTCTCATCTCCCAAATCGAGTCCTCAATCAAACAAATCGAGAATCTGTCTCCGGAAAAGCTCTCCCCGGACACAGTCTCCGCCGATCTCCGCCGATTCTCGACTAAACTGAGCCAACTCGCTCCCTTCCCCAACTCACTGAAGCTCCTCATCTGGAAGCTCAGTTACCGTCTCTGGAACGCCTGCGTCGACCTTTCAAACGCGGCCTCCCTCCGCTCCCTCAGCGCATCCAGAGCTGAAGATCACGCCAAGCTCCGCCACGTCGCCGCTGACCTCCTCTTCATATCCGGCGACGTCTCTGGTGTCCCTTCCCCGGTGATCAAGTCCGCCTCCTTCTACCTCAAGACCGGCCTCATATGGCACGACCTCCGGAGCTTCGATCTCGCTTCCTCATGCTTCGAGCGAGCTACAGATATAGTCTCGAAGATCGACATCGACAAAGTCTCCGATTGCGGAGAGAGAAAGCTTCTCCTGGACCTGAGCATCGCGAGGTCGAAAACCGCATGGGACGTCTCCGACCGGAATGTCGCGATCGCGCTGCTGAACAGGGCCAAGAGCTTGCTATTCGGGTCGCCGGACCACCACAAGGCGCTCGCGAACCAGTTCTTGGCGTTCAGCAAGACGGCGCTTGCCAAGAGCGAGATTCAGGACCTAAACGACGCGTTGAAGCTGATGAACGAGGCTCTGGATCTGTACGAGAAGGGATTGCGTGTGGCGAGAACACGCGAAGAGATCATGGAACTCAAGGATCTGAGGTCAAAGACGCTGCGATTCATTTCGGCCGTCCATCTGCAGATGAACGAGTTTGAGAGCGTGATCAAGTGCGTGAGGGTGCTGAGAGAGGGGTGCGAGAGTGGGGACCACCATCCGAGCCTATCGGTTCTGGCGATGAAGGGCTGGTTGGGGTTGGGGAAGTACGCCGAGGCCGAGAAGGAGCTCAGGAGCATGGTGGTAAATAAGGGGATTCCGGAGGGCGTTTTTGTGTCGGCTGTGGAGGCTTATTTTCAGGCGGCTGGGACTGCCGGAGCAGAAACGGCGAAGGGAGTGTTTCTGGGACTGTTGGGAAGGTGCCACGTCAGCGCCAGCTCGGCTGTTAGGGTGGCCCACCGGGTGATTGGTGACGCCGGTGAGGGATCAAGAATTCGGGCCAAGGTGGTGGCGGAGCTCGTATCAGACGAGAGAGTGGTGGCCCTCTTCAATGGTGACGCCGCTGCCCAACAGAGAACTGCAATGCATTCAGTGCTTTGGAATTG TGGAGCTGAGCATTTTCTATCGAAAGATTACGAAACTAGTGCAGAAATGTTTGAGAAAGCAATGCTTTATATCCCATTTGACATTGAGAGTAGAATTCTCAGGGCCAAGGGATTTAGAGTTTTGTGTCTCTGCCATTTGGGTCTCTCCCAGCTTGATCAAGCACATGAATACATCAACGAGGCCGAAAAG CTCGAACCGAACATCGCTTCAACTTTCCTGAAG TTCAAGATTTATCTGCAGAAGAAAGACCAGAATGGAGCTACTAATCAGATTCAGGCAATGACAACCTGCTTTGATTTTACACCAGATTTTCTCTCCCTTGCAGCCCATGAAGCTGTTGCTTGCCGTGTTCTTGCTGTTGCGGTTGCTTCTCTTTCAAGTCTGTTGAACTTCTATACCCCGGGAAAATCCATGCCGGCAACTGAAGTTGTGGTTCTACGGACCTTGGTCACAATTCTAACCCAAGAACCAGGGAATGAGGATGAAGCCCTCAAGTTTCTTAAGCGCGTCCATAATCGTGCGTCTGAGCTTGGTCCTGATTCCTTTTTCGGGACAGGGGAGGTCGGAAGACGGGAGAGGAAGTGGTTTGCTGTGACTTCATGGAACTTGGGGACCAAAACCGGGAAGGAGAAGAACTATGAATTGTGCGGCGAATTCTTGAGACTGGCATCGGAGTTTTATGGTCTTCTGGTTGATGGGCAAGTAGAAGAAAACATGGTCTGCAAGTCGTTAATTCTGAGTGTATCAGCAATTATAGCTTCAGAGAATCAGAGGAAGACTACATTGAATGAAAGTGAAGTCAAACAAGCTCAAGAACTTCTAGATAGAGCTGGGAAG ATGCAGATATTGAAAACAACCTCAACCGGGAATCAACTTATCGGTGATCAATTTTCAACAACTGAGCCTGATTTGTTCTTCATCTACACCTTTTGTGCCTATGAGATACATGGAAGGCTCAATGACTCATCATCACAGCTAAAACTAGTGAAGAATTTTGCCACTTCAAAGGCTTGCAATCACAAAAACCTCCTTCAGATCGGCATCAACGCTTCACAATCTCCCCGAACCAATCCTGAAGTCGCAGTCTATGCTCTAAACGAGTGCCTATCgtccttcctctcttcctccacgGCAGACTACCAAAGCGTGGCTCTCATTGTTCGGAAGCTCATTGGAGTGACCAGCATTCACAAGGGGGATGCAGACGACGATGCTGTTTATGGCATGTACAAGCAGGCTTACAGAGTAATGGTGGGACTGAAGGACGGAGAGTATCCGACGGAAGAAGGGAAATGGCTTGCCATGACGGCATGGAACAGGGCATCGCTGCCCGTGCGGCTGGGGCAGATTGATATGGCGAGGAAATGGATGGATGTGGGTTTGCAGCTTGCTAAGCATGTTCATGGAATGGAGACTTACAGAGCGTGCATGGAGGATTTTATCAAAGGTTTTGAGAAGAGATTTTGTGCACCAAGTTAA
- the LOC126621428 gene encoding uncharacterized protein LOC126621428, translating into MDFTSVGKVCVDGKVVNKAGTPVSDKALVQIIAEVPISIAGHKLEAAIEQLGIDVSGKVALDSGLSTGGFTDCLLQYGASLFMELM; encoded by the exons ATGGATTTTACAAG TGTAGGGAAAGTGTGTGTAGACGGAAAGGTGGTCAACAAAGCAGGGACTCCAGTCTCAGACAAAGCTCTTGTACAGATAATTGCTGAAGTCCCAATATCTAT AGCAGGACACAAGTTAGAAGCAGCCATTGAACAGCTAGGTATCGATGTTTCTGGCAAAGTAGCTCTTGATTCAGGGTTATCAACCGGTGGATTTACTGACTGTTTACTTCAGTACGGTGCGTCATTGTTTATGGAGTTGATGTAG
- the LOC126621386 gene encoding ubiquitin-like-conjugating enzyme ATG10 isoform X2 → MEVLGWDGALSSRDFHVAARAFANNWKEFNSAFPPWTWVPSPKQPPHLSRLQQQQHGYLSLEKICLLRSIKEDANEENHAWDEEEPESVDKATLVDTSNLQVRYYDFHIVYSDSYRVPVLYFRGYYIDGQPLALEEIEKDLPARSSKVLLESKWTFITQEEHPYLNRPWYKLHPCGTSEWMKLLFLGDNSQAKNGVAVEQYLVSWLSVVGQVGLVFSSAYKCKGNTHYSGNFQRIITLMLLLKWVMGFPSVEVKAYAAFGSGEKAKDPIFGLAMGADSQASTDVFRWFCVESGSADNPSVILIHGFPSQAYSYSKVLPILSKDYHAIAFDWLGLDFQISLNLNMDLTTLRMVIVFGLISYEGRQIKARITLVYVVEFFSRFCRVFSILGVIYKRS, encoded by the exons ATGGAGGTTTTGGGATGGGATGGAGCCCTCTCGTCACGTGACTTCCACGTCGCGGCACGTGCTTTTGCCAACAACTGGAAAGAATTTAACTCCGCCTTTCCTCCATGGACGTGGGTTCCCTCTCCCAAACAGCCTCCTCATCTCTCCCGcctgcagcagcagcagcatggCTACTTATCGTTGGAGAAGATTTGCCTTCTTAGGTCAATCAAG GAAGATGCTAATGAAGAGAATCACGCTTGGGACGAAGAGGAGCCCGAGTCTGTTGATAAGGCCACGCTG GTTGACACCAGCAATCTTCAAGTACGCTACTACGATTTTCATATAGTATACAGTGATTCATATCGAGTTCCCGTGCTGTATTTTCGCGGTTACTACATCG ATGGACAGCCTTTGGCATTGGAAGAAATAGAAAAGGACCTACCTGCTCGCTCATCAAAGGTTTTACTGGAATCAAAATGGACATTTATAACTCAGGAG GAGCATCCTTACTTGAACAGACCGTGGTACAAGCTGCATCCATGTGGAACCAGCGAGTGGATGAAGCTGCTTTTCCTTGGTGATAATTCTCAGGCTAAAAATGGAGTGGCAGTTGAACAATATTTGGTGTCTTGGCTCTCAGTTGTAGGTCAAGTG GGATTAGTATTTAGTAGTGCATACAAATGCAAAGGAAATACTCATTATTCTGGAAACTTCCAGAG GATTATTACATTGATGCTCCTGTTGAAGTGGGTGATGGGTTTTCCTTCAGTGGAG GTGAAAGCTTATGCTGCTTTTGGTTCCGGCGAGAAGGCAAAAGACCCAATTTTTGGACTCGCAATGGGTGCTGATTCTCAGGCCTCCACTGATGTTTTCAG ATGGTTTTGCGTTGAATCCGGAAGTGCTGATAATCCTTCAGTTATATTGATTCACGGTTTCCCTTCTCAG GCATACTCTTACAGCAAAGTTCTTCCCATACTTTCGAAGGACTATCATGCGATTGCTTTTGATTGGCTTG GTTTGGATTTTCAGATAAGCCTCAACCTAAATATGGATTTGACTACACTACGAATGGTGATCGTTTTTGGTCTTATCTCATATGAAGGCAGGCAGATAAAAGCAAGAATTACTCTTGTTTATGTCGTCGAGTTTTTTTCACGGTTTTGCAGAGTTTTTAGCATCCTTGGAGTCATTTATAAACGAAGTTAG